DNA from SAR324 cluster bacterium:
CAGAGAGAAATTATTCAATTGGAATGGAACTCTGTTGACCTGAAGGATGGATTTGTAAGGCTGAGAGCAGCTCAAACCAAAACGGATGAAGCTCGCTCTGTTCGGCTATCACCTCAGGTAATTCAAATGTTGGGCGGCATATCAAGTACACTGCAGCCGAGAAACGTATTCCTCTCGGCAACCCAAAGACCAATTCTACGTTGGGGATCATACCAAAAGAAGGTTTGGAACGAGTCTTTGAAAAGGGCAGGAATTGAGGATGCCGTTTTTCATGATCTACGACATGACTTTGTCACTAAGGCGATGCGCAGTGGGAATGCCTCACACGTGGTGATGAAGCAAGTAGGGCATAAGTCTGATGCGATGCTGCGAAGGTATCAACTC
Protein-coding regions in this window:
- a CDS encoding site-specific integrase — protein: QREIIQLEWNSVDLKDGFVRLRAAQTKTDEARSVRLSPQVIQMLGGISSTLQPRNVFLSATQRPILRWGSYQKKVWNESLKRAGIEDAVFHDLRHDFVTKAMRSGNASHVVMKQVGHKSDAMLRRYQLIDERDLLDLKFSPEPQKLTETS